The DNA region TCTCCATCTATTCCTAATTATAAGTTAATTTTTgtaagtttttttgtttttaaatataaatcacTTTCTTCATATAATTTGAACGTAAGAAATCCAAATAGTTTGCCACAAAAATCCCAGAATTGATGCACAAGAAAGTCAAATGCCATATGGAAAGGAAGCAAAAAATGAATTAACCAAGTTTGTTAAAGTCTATGCCAATCCGTGTTTTtgggaaacaaaattaaggtcATTTTGTGGATAATAATTTTTGCAATGCCATTTTTGTACAAGCACTAAATTTATTATTTCCATTTCACTTTAGCTCTATTGTATATGTAGCTTACTGTACAAATCTAttagtttttaacttttttcaAGGAATTATGCGGGCAAGAGAACGAAGTAGTGCAAAAGAAAGCTTCAGCATGGCACTACACAACCTGTGACAAACAACTAGAAATTGGAAACAAAAGTAGAACTCAAGATATCCAATAAAGCCCAAcacactttattttttttttataggcagcCCAACACAATTGATAGATAACTCAATCCATTAAGCATGTTTCTCCAAAACAAAAtccattaagcatgcaattaaGGGTTTGATCTTTTATCGTGAGAATTAAAAAACTTTGTCGAAAGAGATAAAACTCACTGCAATGGTCTTCACACCTCAAATTGAATTACTCTCCAATTCTGAGCATGAGAATACCCTTAGTACACAGTACATCAGAATTTTATCAAGTGCCAAAAGAACGTTCGGTTTATCAGCAAATCCTACGGATAAACTCAAATGGGAATAGAGTTCTTTTcacttataattttaattaacaaATTACATGTAGTCTGGAAAGCTGTAAATTTAAAAAAGTTGTTTTAAACATTTGATACATCTATTTACCACAAACTGTTAGAGAACAAAATTAAGTTTCTATATAAAAAAGTTGAAAGAACACCAAGTTCGCTTGATCTTAAAAGGGACATGTATGCTGAATTATGCTGCACAATGCAGCACATATAACTAAAGAATACCTCCCTCTTCATCACCAAAGGAAGAAACCCGCTATGCCAATTGAATGCAGCCCCACCAGAGATAACAGGAAGACAGTTAAGGATACAACTctgaaaaaaaatcaacaaaaaataattgGAACACATCAAAGACTGCAATCCCTACAATTTGAAACAAAGGAAACAGAGAAGCGTAAGAGATTCTGTAAACATTTGAAATATAAAGTCAAGCTGTATATTATAAAACCAGGAAAGAGTAGCAAGTCATTGAGCCTAAGAAATCACTACAAAAATGAAGCATCATATGTTAGAACTTAGGAGAAAAATTTGGTTCCAAAGAGCTCTTTGTTTTGTCAGAGATAACCACATCAGGGGAACGCTTTGCAAAAGACAATAGCAGAAGCAGAAGTAAAGCCCACAATGACCCTCACCCTAAAAGAGATTAAGCATTTGTTATCAGAAGTAATTATATGTCATCAAGGTACATTCCTCATCCAACATCTTTTATATTCCATGGTGCAAATACATTCCAATTTCCAATATCCTTCCAATAGTGCTGCCGTTAGTTCAGTATGATAAATCTAAGTATGGTAAGTCTATCAGGATTAATTGACTTAGGTCTATTTGGATACGGATTACGGACTAAAAAGAGCTTATTGGAGTttatctactagaaaaaagCATTGGATAAGCATCAATATGTGCTCTTTGGTCCGCATCCAAACGAGATGTTAAACACAAGAAACCCAAAACAGCCATTGCCCAGCTTCCTAACCTCTGAATACTTGCACCAAAATACTGATCTAGTTTTTATCAGGAAGCTTTTCATATGAGATTCAACAGCACCCAAATATACTACATGCTAATTATCATGGGATTAAGAATTGTTTAAGATACAAGATGCAAAAATAAATGCAGAACCCAGCTGATCCAACATTTATCATTAAAGATCATACTAAAGTGCAGCTTATCTTCTCAGAGTAAACACAAACATATTCTGATCATCAAACTACTAGTAGGATCATATAGCTTATCATACTGATTGCCACAACATTTAAATACATTGTGTGCTAGTAAGTATCAGAGTCACCAAATAACATGTGTAGCTATGATCTCCAAGGAATTGAGGATTATATATTAAAGCCTTGGTGCAAGAGATACTCTGTTAGTGAGTTTGAAACATAGTAGATTTCCATGACTGGGGGTGAAGTGATTCTCAGAGCAGCTACTAGGAGTAGCTTTATGAGGATAACTTATTCTAGAAGGAGTAAAAATGGACCCAAACATGTTGTCAATCCTACCGCATGTTAAATATTTAAAGACCTGCAAAGTAGAAATCAATTCGCAGCTTTAAGAAAAAAGGAACTACAAAACCAATACTTATCAATGCATAACTTCATGTTTTAAGTGATACTATGTTAAGAACCTTACGAGAACcataccacaaaagctagccaTTTGAGTTGGAGAGCACAAGACTTTatttataaaccccacattagagtCATATACTTCCAATATGGGACTCAAGTCTCAAACCTTGTAATCGGATCAAACCATCCTACCACGCTCCGCACCCATTCGGGCTTGGTTGTGTGACTAGCCCTTTGACTGGTCCCGGGTGAACATGGAATGTCAGTGTCACCTTCCACACCGCTCATTTTTTTATGCGACTTGCAAGATATGTGGAAGGTTCTAATACCAATTATTAAGAACCTCAGGAGAATCATACCACATAAAACTAGATGTTGTAGTAGGCCTAGGAGAGTCCAAGGCTCTATAAACCCCACCctagaatcccatacttccaatgtgggactgaAGCCTCATACCTTGCAGTTGGATCCCAACATACGATTATTAAGAACTTCATGAACATTAACAACACAGCAGCGACATTTCAAAGATGAGACACCACTTAATTGGAAAAACTATTATCGGTTAACAAGACTTGACCAATGTTTTGGATGCGATAATAATGATAGATAATCATTAGTGACAATAAGCTATCATATACTATAATAGAGTTGAAATTTTATCTCCATTTTAAAAACGGAGTTTTGAAGTCTAATCACTACTACCTTCATACTTTCAAATAAAGGAGCTCATTTTCCCTCCGGTTCACATGAATCTGAATCACTCGCTCGGTAACCTGAATGTGAAAAAGTTGAAAACCAATCAGAACATATAAAACCGCAATTCATTAATCCAACATGAGGTGAAGCTTACCCGGAGGTTTCTCGCTCACTTTCCAAACTGAATTTCGACTTCTTGATGCTTTACTAATCCAATCATGTCCCTATAAACAAAGTTCATAACAGTATAGTCAACAACCATAATTTCACAAGCAGAAACTAGCACACAAACTATACagattcaaattcaaacatGCCCTAAGATTACAACTAAAAATCTAAACAGGCAATAAAATTCATGCATAATTcaacaaataaataaacaataacaaaaattcACAAAAGCAGAAAActaagaagaaaaacaaaattgaccTTTCTCGGATCTCTAGGAACACCATAGCCACTGTAATACATTTGTCCAACGAGAACCTGCATGCCGCTATCTCCAGCCCTGGCCTCCTTGAGCGTGTCTTGGAACCACCGCTTCGTGCAATCGGCGACCACCTTGGCGAGTGGTGTCCGACATTGCTCCGCTTCCACAGCCTCCATCTTCTTCGGCGGTTCGACTGCAAAAGCAGCCGGTTTCGCACCGGTTCGCGGCGTCGCCACCCGGTTCGCCGATCTGGGTTGTGCTGTTCCCTTTGACCTGTAGGGTTTTGCAGATGACACAGTCCGCGATAACTCTTGTAGCCTAGCCACAGATTCAAGAGATTTTCCCATAGAATCTGAGAGGGGAGAAAGGAAAAGAGGTGCTGCTTTTGAAGAAAGGTGAGATTTTTCGTGGATTAAAACAAAGCCAAATGAACCCAATAGAATTGGTTAAGTgtgtgggtttttttttttcacatggaAAACATAAATTGTGTACCTTATAAGAATTGATTTATGCACCTCTCTCACCCAACCTATATGGAAAATGATACTTTGCACGACCACCACACTTACGACATAGGGACGACACAATAACAGCCGTTTGatcttgatttattttattttattttaatttcaatttcatttaaaaattgTATCACTATCCGTGAGTGAAGTTGTGTCTGTCGTGCATGATGGTGGTCGTGTCGAATAGAATAGTTGAACCAATATATTCTCTAACttttatcacttgagctatatgTAAAAGATTTATTagaatttaagaaaaaataaaatgtcaGAAAACTCTTTAATACTATGTTTGGTTAGGGAAGAAAGTAACAGAAAAGAAAAGTGAAAGGAAAGAGAGGGAAaataaagaaagagaaaggaaagtAAGGtgataaaataattgatttattttaaatttaaaagttattatttgtatgaaatacttaaaaatttatgaaattatAAATACCTTTCATTTGTGTAAATTaattagattttgatagttaaAGAGAATAGTTTGGGCCCATAACAAAAAAGGATACAAGACAACCAATGAAATGATTGGAAGAACACCACTACAGCTAAAATTCGTCATAATGTCATGACGTAAAGGTAACTGCGAAAGACACTCTAATACTCATGTTAGTAAAGATTTTGGCAGGATAATAGTAGGGTAAAAAGTATGTATGCCATAAATAGTGCATGCAGCTCTTTTTTGATAATGTCACATCAGTCACCCTTGTGAATGTGTATCACTCCGATTTGGCTGACTCATTCTCGATCTCTTCCTTTTCTCTTCGATCTGACCATTTATGGGTTCGGGAAAGTGTTGGATTTGAAAAATTTGTGTCTCTCAGGAAGGGCTTTGCTACCGATGATTCTTTCACTTTGCCGTAAGATTCATCTTCAGCAACATCATTGGGGGCATGTTGTCGATTTTGGAGGACGATAGAGACGGTGGCTGACGGCGAAAGAATGGCGACTGTGGGGAAAAAATGAATTTGGGGTCTGGAGTGAGTGATGGTGGTGTTGTGGTGGGGACCAAGAAGAGAGTGTGGTTTAGAATGAAGTGATGGTGGTGTTGGGGTGGTGGTACGATGGTGGTGAGAGTGAaacagaagataatgggttgagaaaggaggaagaagaagaagaaaaaagaagaggttgggagtttttttttttgtttttttatgggTCTGGTTCCCTTTCTCTCTGCAATAACCTTGCCACATCCCTTAAGTTTGGCCACTTAAGAATCTAACATTAAGAAATGGACGGAACTTAGACGGAAGACGAGTTTTGCAAATTCGTCAATAAGTGAGGGATGAAAAAATCTAATAAATTTCTAGAGGGACTACTATTGTCAAATCGTGAAGcgttagggaccaaaaatgcttttaagccttagATATTTTATCAACCGGTAAATCGCACGCCTGCATATCAAACCATGTCGGTTGACCATTGCTCTTGTATGGGCAAGTGGACAAAAAGGTCTTCGAGCACTTCATAGTTATTCATTCTACCACGTCTACTTAAAAGTTGCTGCTAGGTAGGGCATTTGGGTAACTAGTTAGTGTAGCTCAGCGACGAATTAACACTTTAAGGATTTTAGTTGGTTTTCATAAGAATCAtagttagaatatataaattgATCGATATGATTCAATTATTATCGCAAACCCGAGGCTTTCTTAATTTGAACTCTCCCTTAGTATAGTTGGtttatctgtttttttttttttttgcatgatCACAACTAACCAACAATCTTTCGATAAACTAAAAAATGAACTCATTCTACATTACTTTTGTGATAGAGTGCACTTACTATTTACGTGTATATATGAAGCGTAACATTGACCGgcattaagtttttttttttacgttgCACATAGTATTAGCTAattatgaattttctaatgccgaaattgcatgaaaatactttctcATAGACTCTACtgcctttttttttgttgggaTGTCAACTGTGAGTAAGAAGTCTcacatgaaggtatgaaaaacggtagaaagggggggtttgaataacgttttcagtataaaacttccaccttaaagattttgacaaatctttcgagaacttaagtgctaaagataagagatagaaaagcacacaaggattttatcctggttcacttgataaatcactcaagctactccagtccacccgttaaggtgatttcttccttcttaaaatgaaggcaatccactaatcaggtaagagttacaactgcacttgaaacctacaagtgactaacaattacactgacttagctcacactaagattcactctcttagtcttctctaggatccgatcagccttgatctcctaaaggaactaaacaaactgtttatcaaagaattgtttacaagggatttgcttctaaaaagctaatagtaaactcaatgaatttcagatgaaagaaaaacttagaagaatttaagattgtcttgcgcgtatgtgaatgcttctttttGTTTcattcagtcttcagcctctttatatactccaaggattagggttgagcgttgcatgggaaatgctaccgttggagggcagttctggaaaatccagcttctgctgtgtctgagactgttaggtaggttgtcaggatagtacatatgcttttgtacttggatagcgacgcgacctttaaacctaggagacttttgatcagggg from Lotus japonicus ecotype B-129 chromosome 2, LjGifu_v1.2 includes:
- the LOC130739475 gene encoding uncharacterized protein LOC130739475; this encodes MGKSLESVARLQELSRTVSSAKPYRSKGTAQPRSANRVATPRTGAKPAAFAVEPPKKMEAVEAEQCRTPLAKVVADCTKRWFQDTLKEARAGDSGMQVLVGQMYYSGYGVPRDPRKGHDWISKASRSRNSVWKVSEKPPGYRASDSDSCEPEGK